The window TCTGGCCCCTGAGCCAGTTACCTGGGCTGTCGGACGAGCAAGCTGCTCAACTGCAGTCCCTAGGTCTTGAAACCACGCAAGATTTATTGACTCAAACGCGTTCGTCTCGTGATTTACAAGGCATTGCGCGAGGGCTAAATTTGCCCCTGCGGTATGCTCAAAAGTGGACAGCTCTAGCAGAATTGTCCCAACTTCCTAGTGTGGGCTGCCAATACTGCGGGCTGTTACTTCATAGCGGCGTTGCTTCGATCTCGCAGCTCTCCATTGCTGCTCCAGGACGACTTCATAGTCAAATTCGACGCCTACACA is drawn from Leptolyngbya sp. SIO1E4 and contains these coding sequences:
- a CDS encoding DUF4332 domain-containing protein; protein product: MSFNVQIWPLSQLPGLSDEQAAQLQSLGLETTQDLLTQTRSSRDLQGIARGLNLPLRYAQKWTALAELSQLPSVGCQYCGLLLHSGVASISQLSIAAPGRLHSQIRRLHTATLRRSDLCPTPDQVVCWVRDAKQFLQSR